In Setaria italica strain Yugu1 chromosome IX, Setaria_italica_v2.0, whole genome shotgun sequence, the genomic stretch GAAAACAGAAGAGGTCTTAGCCTATTCAAGAAGGCAAGAAGCTCATTTGTAACGGTAGTTCTTCTTAAACTACACTCTTGTTGACTAGTTGAGTCTATGCTATTGTTTGTACAACATGCGCAAAGATTATGAACCATGTCATCACTGGACAGTGAAGGCCATGACAAATACACAGCTTCCAGAGCAAGACATTGACAAACGCAAGTTCATTAGCAGCAACAGCTGGGCATCAACTATATTATTcaacaaatatttttttcccCGTAGACAAACCTTTGACTATGTCTTCAATTAGCCAGAACTTGGGAAAGAAAGGGGATCACTGGCAGGCGGGCCCTTACAGTCAGCGAAACAAGCAAGCTCACAGGCAGAtgcgcggcgtcgccggcgttTCGTACCTTCCACTGCCGGCCTCGGCCTGAACCCGGCGGAGGAGCGCGGTGGTCTTGCCGGCGAACATGGGGCCGACGATAACGTGGATCTCGCCGGATTGGGCCGCCCGAACATCCATCGCCGCACCACCGCCGAGTCGTGACTGGGCCGCCGCAGAGACCGTCCTCGCCGCGCCCAGCATATTTCTGGCGGCACGACCCCGGCGTAAAGGTAgagagaggagcggcggcagcagtgggaaagcgccggcgcggaggactgtgggggcggaggcggcagcggcagcggcgaggaggGATCTCATGGCGCAAATGGAGCGCATGCTGGCGGGATTTGTAGTGCGGACGGGGTGCCAGCGGGGGGCGAATacttttttgaatttttttttttttggaggaaTAATTGGTTAGGTGAGATTGGACTGGAAGGGCGacttcaaaaatcaaaattGGAGCGGTTCTTCCAATCAACGTGGGGTAGGTGAGCACTGGCGCGTCATAGGCTCATAGCTTCGATTTGGGGTTCGAGATTTGGGAGGGAAGCGGAGTGGAGGGAATGGGGATTTGGCGGCAGTGGTTTTGCTAGGGTTTTGGAGGGCCGCAAAGGTGGGGGGCGACCGGAGGAGGACGAAGCCACGAAGGGGCCCGCCTGCCCGTGCTCTGGCTATTTGAGTTGAGGccttcttttgttttattttttcatcCCTTTTTCTTTCTACCCGTggattttcttttccctttttgacttttttatttttccctcggcatttttttttttgcacataGGACGTCTTTTGAACAACTGAACTAAGGTATACTAGAATTCTATTCCTGTTGGACTGAATTGAAATTGAAATTGTAAAGGCCGCCCTCTTGTTGAAAATTGAATTGCTATTGTGTTTCtaaagccaaaaaaaataatacTCCACAGGTTCATACAGAATTCATATGTAACCACACCCTATGGATTTTTCTGCTCTTAAAATGAAAATTTCAGATATGTGTCCTTATTCGAGTAACGCTACGTAACAAGTCTGTCCAAAATCATCCGAATATGGCCGCCCACAGGAAAATAAGGAGATTCGTCTTGTTACTGAGCCTCAATTTTATTTACATGAGAACATGATGCCATTTAATAATGCAAACCCATTAGTGTGCAAATTACATTATCGCTATGCTTAGCTCATCTGGTCTGTGGGCCTCTCCATGTCCACTTGGGCCCTACCGGATGGTCTTACCGTATTTCGTTTTAGATGTTACTAAATATTTTGGCGAATCTTTTTTGGTAGCATTTTTTAAAAAGGAAACACACGCATGCTCCTATATACTATTCACTTCTGAATTTTCCCCCCTCATATTGTCTTATGTTATAACATTTTACCAAAAAAGATATACACATGCTCCTATatcattgataaaaaaaaagtaatgtCCGAAAAGTAACAAAACTTTCTGGTGAATTCAAATTTAGATGCTACCAATGGCAGCGGCCTAGCCCTAATTTCTAATGGAGTTATTCGTTGCGCTATTTGATAGTTTGTCCAAGACATTTTTGCATTGTTAATATTTCTATGAAATTGCAGTGTGAttcctttttaaaaaagaaatcgCAGTGTAATTTTTGAATTATGACACTACCAGAGTAGCTAATTTAAATCAGTAAATGTATCCTTTTGAATCGAAATTATGACAGAGTTTCAAGCATACTCCAGGATTTTAAGCTTCGAGTTCATGAAGCAAGTTTCAAGTCATGTTACATCGTTCCAGgtggcaaaaagaaaaaaagaacttgaAGCCGTGTGCATACACCAGGCATCGGATCTCGTTGGCGCGAATGGCATGGCCGGACACGGGACACCATAGCTTCTGTGTTGCACGCTGAAATTCGTCAGGCACCAATTTTTCTGCTGGGCATCCCGTACGAGACAGGGACGCAGCCACGAACGACGCAGAACGCTTGGAGGCCGACGAAGAGCACCAGCACAACCAACGCGACGCAGGCGAGCAGCTCCCTCGAGCCCAGGACGCGCGCCCTCACGAACGCCCGGACCCTCACCTTCCAGCACCCGCCGTGGTGCCTGTTGAGTTCGTCGATCACCCTGTCCAGCGCCGGCACCCTCGTCAGCCTCACCGACCTCGTCATGCCGTTCCAGAGCTCGGCCACCTCCCGGTCGCTCTTAAGGTGGTTCAGGATGACGCCGCACTCCCTCAGCAACCTGGCGTCCTCCTCGGTGTCGATGATGCCGTTCATCAGCTCCACGTACCGCGCCAGGGCCAGCGGCCCGGCGGCCACCGACGCCTCGTACGCCACCAGGTTCCGCAGGAGGACCTCGCTGTTGACGTCGACGCCGATCACCGGCAGGTgcagcgtcgccgtcgccgggcaGAAGTCGACGGTGGATAGGTCGCCGACCGTCGGGCAGAACCTGACGCCGGTGTAGGCCAGCTCGGTTACAGACGGCACCGCGATCTCTTCGAACAGGGGCGATGTGTTCTTGTTCTGAACATCTGATGCGCCACCTCTGGGTTCAGACGCTTGCTGTGTCAGCTGCTCGATGGGCTCTCCGAGGATCGAGAGGCAGGGAAGGCTGGCTATAAACTTCAGAAGGAACCTCACCATGAAATCGATTATCACTGACATGATCTGTGAGCCGCGCTTGACAAGCAACTCCATGACTGAGTTCAGTGTCCTCTTCCTGTAATCGTGTCTGTGGCATGACTCATCTCCAGCTTCTCCCGTTGCGGCATCAGCATATCTGGGCACCATGTTTGAGTACAGGAAATCTAGCAGGTGGGCGTGCCGGTTGATGTCGGTGCGTGGGCAGCCAATTCCTCTGAACGTGGAAACCTCCTGAAAGAACCCGATCAGCATGGAGCTCAGCACAGACTGCGCAGGCTGCGCCGACGAGCACCGGGTCTCAAGCGCCTTCAGGAGCAGAATGAGAGGGATCTGGTTTTCTAGCATTACAATGTCACGTAGCAGCATGCTGTGTGAGGATGTTCTGCGAGAGGAATCGACCAAATGCGACATCCTGGAGGGGATCCTCTGCAGTGTTGCCCTCTGGTTATTGTTCGTGCTGAAAGTCTGCAGGAACTCGAGGAGGAAGGACACGTCAATCGCCATCATCCATCCCAGAGTCTCATTGCTCAGATTGAGATGCCTAAAGAATGAAGAAAAACAGAACTCCTTCAAGTACGAAATTAATGCAGATATGTATAACTGACCCGTGCcctccaaaaaaagaaaagaaaaaactgacctgTGATAGTGAGCACGAATTAGATGCTCTAGTTTTGTAAAGGCGTCAACAAGCTGTTGAAAGTCCGTGCCTGGGAGGTGGCTTTGAGCTCTCTTTGCCGCCGAGAGCTTGTACCTCTCCATGTCACCGAGTTCTTCGCGGCAATGGTGGTAAGGGCCAAGGGCCACCAATTGAGGGATGTAAGCTGCAGGTTTAGTGACCAGCAGAGGTTTGGGGACGTCAAATACGCAGATGGGCTGATCCTCGCTGAGCTCGATCTCCTCATCAAATATCCGGCGAATTCGGATGATCCACCGTGTTTCGTCAAATGGGGGTACGGGACATGTCGCCATAGCTCAAAGGGGGAGACAAATCTCGATTGCAAACTGAAACGGGTTAGTacagaaggggaaaaaaaactcaTGCTCCCTTTATCGATGAAACCAAAACATAATAACTAATTTATGAGGAACATAAATGAATCGAATTTGTTACAATTAAAACTGAAATGTAACAGCAGTTTTATGAAGAGGCCTTTTTTATGAGTTCATCCCGTCCAAATATTTTTACTATAGGTATGTGCATACAAGAAATGAGGTATTGTATTGATGTATCAATATCAACCAATTCCATTGCATAAACCAAACAAGAATAAACAGGGTGAGAAAAGTGGCTCATTCCATTCCTCGAACCAAAGACCCTGTATATTCATGTCACTTGCTGTGTAACGACTATCAAGATTTATTTGGAGAAGTTTCTACACAATTAATATATTCCACTAGGCATACCGCTTttgttagaatttttttttctatacacACAGTTCTATGTAAATTCCCACACTGCAcagttaagaaaaaaaaatgcacaacGACATTTGATGGAAATATCCCTGTTGGATGCTGTGACGGCCAGTCGCAATGCAAAAAACAACTTCAGCGACGTTTGCGACATCAACAGGCATGTATAGAAATAACTCATAGTGCTTATTCGGTATCATGAGGAAAATTCCCATTGCAACATTATTGCCTCGCGTTTCTTGCAACGTTCGAGATTCACTCAGTGCAAACGATAAAATCCCATCATGGTGGATAGTTAAGACAATGACAACATCAAGAAAAGAACCATTGCAATCGGTACAtccaaataaaaataatttggaTCCAAAGGCATCCAggtaaaaaataaaatgcagTTCTGGAATTGAAAAATATCTAATGTGAGTCTTCTACTTCCCCGCAAGTTTCAGAACTTGATTTGTTTTGTCTCAATTTGAAGTTCCCAAACAGTAAGTTTTATCACTTGACGTATCTCTCCTTGAATCTCCAAAAAAAGAAGTCAAATCAACATAAATGCCTCGAGTTGAAAGAATTTGATTCCTAGTTCCGATAACAAAAGCTTAAAGCTCTAGATCTCAAATTTGGAATAATTCTCTTTTCTTGCCATTGGAAATTTTCACAATCCCAAATTTGCCCCCTTCAATGACAAAAGGGGTCCCATGTGTCATTAACAAAATGATGACAAATAAGAGATTGCAAATTTCTTGGATGGCAAATTGAGGAATTGTCCCATCGATTTTGAGAGGGGAATGGCGTGTATAGTTTTAGGACTGTCATAAATGGTAATATCAACTGAAATTGATAAATTATTGCTAAAGTTAAATTATTCATTGGAGATATTTGTTAACTTTGGAAGTACTGCTAGAAAATCAACTAGTATATAAAAAGCCAGCCATATACTAAAGGGCTACCGTTAACTAGCTACTATAAATGCTGCCCAACTGTTTTAGCAACGAATAACCAATGAATAAATTGAGTAGTAATATTTTTATTCCAGTGAATTGAGTACTTAAATATATGCCATAGAACCTATAATGAAATGACGGTAAAATTAAAGGATGATAATAAGTAAGTTTAGCAAGAATTGAAAGACTGCCAAAATTGTTCTGAGAAGCATCTTGTTGGGTCTTCACCCTGCTGACATCTTGCGTGTATTTAAGGTCCACTCTACCCCTCCTACCCTGCCAACACCAACACCAAGTCATTGTCGAACCAACTCGATCTCAAACCTTTCTAAGAAACGAGAGATCTCTTGACCATGAAGGCCATCTCCGCGCTGATCGTCGCCGCCGCAGTACTCGGGCTGTGCTCCGTCGCCCCCACCGCAGCAGCGCGCGTGGCGCCTCAGATCGTCGGCGCGTGGAAGCCGATCAAGGACGTGAGCGACCCCCACATCCAGGAGCTCGGCGGCTGGGCGGTGTCGGAGCACGTCAAGCAGGCCAACGACGGGCTGCGCTTCGGCAAGGTGGTGAGCGGCGAGGAGATGGTCGTGTCCGGGATGAACTACAAGCTGGTCATCGAGGCCACGGACGGCGCCGGGAAGAGCGCGACGTACGGGGCGGCGGTGTACGAGCAGGAGTGGACCAAGACGCGGCAGCTGCTGGCGTTCGAGCCGGCGAACTGATATGGCGGCGGCACGTCGTGTGGGCCGGTTCCTGGTTAATTGCATGGATTTAGATTAGGCTTAATCTTAATCAAGAGCTGCGATCACCAGCGGTGTAAGAAATGAAGTGCTGTATTGCACATCTTTGGGATTATAAGGTTCAATGAAAGAGTTTAGGGTTTCGATTTGATTTGATCAAGTGTCTGGTATATATTCCAAATGCAGAGTTGGAAACTGTCGTCATACGAACAAATGTGCCGAGATCAGTTCGCACCCTTCTACTGAAGCTATCGATCGTAGAATGGGACTCTCTTCGTCCTTATACTATTAGAGCCACTTCAAAAAACTGCTAATCTTATTCCTAATATatattttaggaaaaaagaagagaaaaaaaacttcaaCCATCCACCTAAAACTCACAAAAAATTAGCGACGCGAAAAAAACATTCTCATCCCGCGTATATTCGCGTTGGCCGGTCTCCCCCAATCCGCCCGCGCGTTCTTTCCCGAGCTTCCTGTGCGGCGCCTTCCCGTGCttgcagcggcgccggcgccggcggggcgaggGGCAGCAGCGCCGGCACCCTCGCCCCGCCGGCAAGGCGagcagcggggcggcggcgccggtggggcGAGCAGCGGGGCGGTGGGgcgagaggaggcggcgcgggagcgcagcagctgctgctcccgGAGCTGGTGCTGCTACGCGAGctgaggaggagaaggccgcgtcggtggcggcggcgtggaagGCTCCGCCGCCGACGGATGCGGGGGGCTCGGCGCCGTCGGGACTGCCGCCGCACAtgacgtcgacggcggcgggagaCTTGATGGCGGCATCGTGTCGTCCTTGGTTGGCACGCGGCACGCTCCGCCCCGGCACGCCGGGTCCCGCGTGGGCCGGCCACGGACTGCCGTATAGTGGCTCTatgcggggcggcggcgtgcagcGCCGCCGAGGTCCCCGAACGTGCTGCTGGAGCGGAACGGCTCCATGGCGGTCGGCCACCGTGCGTCCTGCGAGGACACTACCAAGGCCGGCGCCGGCAAGGGCTTCGGCGGGCTCAGCTGCCACTGTGTGGCAAGCACTTCGGCAAGTGGGAGGCCCTGGAGGCGCACCACCTCTCCAAGCATGCAAGCCGTCCGTTGCTGACATCTGCATCTGCATTGCATCTCATCTCCCGTCATATAGATCAGCTTGCGGCACTGCCGAGACCTGCCTCGTGATCCACGGCCACTACGACTGCCTGCGGCACCGCAGGCACGACCTCGGGTTCGTCCGGTGGCGGTGACGCCCCGCCGGGTGCGAGCTGCCCGCCTCGACCCGGCGCGGTTCCTGCGCGCGGCGAGGGGCCGGTCCATGGCGTTCGTCGGCGACTCGCTCTCCAGGAACCAGATGCGCTCGCTCGCCAGGAAGCTCGACGAGCCGGACGCCGGGTGGGCGGCGCGTGCCTGTGAGTTCGACTGCGTGGTGGTCTCGGCGGGGAGCTGGTTCTTCCGCCCGTCCGTGTTCCACGAGTTGCCATTCCTTTGATACTTATTCTGATAAGAATTACGATGACATGACCTTTTTCGAATAATTGGGAGATAATTTTTAGCGTTTTGGTGTGGGCTGACATGTTTTtcagagaatttttttttagtaTTGCTCCCAATACCTcgttttgggaaaaaaaaaatttggaaaactcttggagttgctctagtCCAATTTTTAGAAGATATCAAAACCAATGGATTGGAGGATTTGATTGCTTTTAGCAATTGATTTGATTGGTATTATTTCACAATAACTCTTTTAAATTTTTGAACTCATAAAAATCACGAGCAGACTCTCCACGCATTGAGGATTCTAGCTGGTGAGATTATGGTAGTACTCATTGTAAGATGGCGGCAAGGGCGATGGGATGTCGAGGAAGATCATCCAGTCATGGCCCTAATCGATCAATCGTTAGGCTATCTACAATGCCGCCACTTAGGTAGGCGCTCGTGACCGGTTATTGTTTCCTTCGCCATTGCGGACGTCTGCTGGGTGCAttgctgctgcagtgctgcttgATGGAGCATCGCTGCTCACACAAGAGTGCAATGGTCGAAGAATTCTAGCGTGGCGTGTAGAAACTAATAGTTTGGGCGCGAAGAACACGAGAACCATATGTAAAAGTATTTGATCCCATTATAGGCTAAGATCATTGTATAATTGCTTCATGATTATTCCTTCTCCTTCAATATCTATTTAGATATCACACTATCACCAATATCTTTATATAATAATTACCTCATCATAATTATTTCTCCTTCAATATCTATTTAGATACCATATTATCCTCTATTATCTACTATAGGTTCTGTCAACCCACGAGGTCGcctttatccaaaaaaaaacagagaaaaactGCGACGTCACTGGACTGCACGCTGCAGCAGCGAATCCTCGACATCGTCGACAAGTCCAACCCCCGCGcaccggcagcggcgacgggcgTGCCCCGCTGTGGGTGGAGGCCGGTCAAGGACACAGGCGACCCCCACATCGGGGAGCTCGGCAGCTGGGCGGTGGCGGAGCACGCCAGGCGGGCCAACGACGGACTGCGCTTCGGTAAGGTCACGAGCGCCCACGTGCAGATCGTGGACGGGATGAACTACAGGCTCTTCCTCGACGCGGCCGACGCCAGCGGGATCATGGCGGGTTACGGGGCGGTCGTGTACGAGCAGGAGCGGACCAAGCTCACGTCCTTCGCTCGCGCCGGCGAGATTACAGGGAATAACGTGGCCGGGATGGCCGGCAGGTGCCTGGAGTGACACGACTGGGCAGAGGCGCAGAGTAACTAAGCTGTACTCCGGTCACTGGGATGTACTTGCGGATATGCTCttgttgtgggcttgtggctcGAGCTAACAGATTCCAACAAGAAGTATTGGCAAAATTCTATTTCGATATCTTTATTTGTGTGGCCGTGGCATAACA encodes the following:
- the LOC101786061 gene encoding putative UPF0481 protein At3g02645, whose translation is MATCPVPPFDETRWIIRIRRIFDEEIELSEDQPICVFDVPKPLLVTKPAAYIPQLVALGPYHHCREELGDMERYKLSAAKRAQSHLPGTDFQQLVDAFTKLEHLIRAHYHRHLNLSNETLGWMMAIDVSFLLEFLQTFSTNNNQRATLQRIPSRMSHLVDSSRRTSSHSMLLRDIVMLENQIPLILLLKALETRCSSAQPAQSVLSSMLIGFFQEVSTFRGIGCPRTDINRHAHLLDFLYSNMVPRYADAATGEAGDESCHRHDYRKRTLNSVMELLVKRGSQIMSVIIDFMVRFLLKFIASLPCLSILGEPIEQLTQQASEPRGGASDVQNKNTSPLFEEIAVPSVTELAYTGVRFCPTVGDLSTVDFCPATATLHLPVIGVDVNSEVLLRNLVAYEASVAAGPLALARYVELMNGIIDTEEDARLLRECGVILNHLKSDREVAELWNGMTRSVRLTRVPALDRVIDELNRHHGGCWKVRVRAFVRARVLGSRELLACVALVVLVLFVGLQAFCVVRGCVPVSYGMPSRKIGA
- the LOC101786466 gene encoding cysteine proteinase inhibitor 8; the encoded protein is MKAISALIVAAAVLGLCSVAPTAAARVAPQIVGAWKPIKDVSDPHIQELGGWAVSEHVKQANDGLRFGKVVSGEEMVVSGMNYKLVIEATDGAGKSATYGAAVYEQEWTKTRQLLAFEPAN